One genomic segment of Paenibacillus xylanexedens includes these proteins:
- the gnpA gene encoding 1,3-beta-galactosyl-N-acetylhexosamine phosphorylase yields MSKLTKGSFTLPGESGYEELTLELADRWGADVIRDSDGTKLSDEIINAGYGIYSTICIIRDHNEWASRNLDKLQQCFLITNPKVAVQDYISIYLMEDFFAEQFRVNDSKEAFKYWQVYDRTTGEEVPRGQWNYERESGNVVITGVAPWHKYTVSFMVYRIWEEISMYNHTTNNWDKEHLMQIDPINTDTQTYLLDWMEKWCQEHPETTVVRFTSLFYNFAWIWGSDERNRHLFSDWGSYDFTVSSRALDLFAQKYGYSLSAEDFVNGGKYQVTHMPADQRKLDWMAFINDFVIEFGKKLIDIVHKHNKLAYVFYDDSWVGMEPYNDRFEEFGFDGMIKCVFSGYEARMCSGVKADTHEIRLHPYLFPVGLGGLPTFKEGGDPTLDAKKYWINIRRALLRESIDRIGLGGYLHLVEPYPDFVDYIEKIAHEFREMKELHQEGKPYQIKTKVAVLHSWGKLRSWTLSGHFHETHMHDLIHVNEALSGLPIEVQFIDFEDIRQGVLKDVDVVINAGSAGSAWSGGAHWNDHQCVDILTQWVHEGGTFMGINQPSAVHGYDTFFRMAHVLGVDEDTGARVVHGKWSYEVSDEYGLVPEGASILPKNNIYLTDGSAAVVSETDGQITLSTHAFGKGKGIYLPSFEFSWENTRLLLNLIRFAGNEFHETKYITDNLYTECAYYPESNILVVINNSDQVQSTTINTEHGKQTVELEPYDTVITKIGLTKSVSP; encoded by the coding sequence TTGTCCAAATTAACCAAAGGCTCCTTTACACTACCGGGAGAATCCGGTTATGAGGAACTGACGCTGGAACTTGCCGATCGCTGGGGTGCCGATGTGATTCGAGACAGTGACGGTACAAAGTTGTCCGATGAGATTATCAATGCCGGATATGGCATCTATTCAACCATTTGCATTATTCGGGATCATAATGAGTGGGCATCCCGTAATCTGGATAAACTGCAGCAATGTTTTCTCATTACGAATCCGAAGGTCGCTGTACAAGATTATATATCCATCTATCTGATGGAGGATTTCTTCGCTGAACAATTCAGGGTGAATGATTCCAAAGAAGCGTTTAAATATTGGCAAGTTTATGATCGAACGACTGGGGAAGAGGTACCTAGAGGACAGTGGAATTATGAAAGGGAATCTGGCAATGTTGTCATTACTGGCGTTGCTCCTTGGCATAAATACACGGTGAGTTTCATGGTTTATCGGATATGGGAAGAGATTTCCATGTACAATCACACGACGAATAATTGGGACAAAGAGCATTTGATGCAGATTGACCCGATCAATACAGACACCCAAACCTATTTGCTGGATTGGATGGAAAAGTGGTGCCAAGAACACCCGGAAACAACGGTTGTACGTTTTACGTCCCTATTTTATAACTTCGCCTGGATCTGGGGCAGTGATGAGCGGAATCGCCATCTGTTCTCGGATTGGGGTTCATACGATTTCACAGTAAGTTCGAGAGCGCTGGATCTGTTTGCTCAAAAATATGGGTATTCACTCTCCGCCGAAGACTTTGTGAATGGCGGTAAATATCAGGTCACTCATATGCCTGCGGATCAGCGCAAACTGGACTGGATGGCATTTATCAATGATTTTGTCATTGAATTCGGTAAAAAGTTGATTGATATTGTGCACAAACATAACAAGCTGGCGTATGTCTTCTATGATGACAGCTGGGTAGGCATGGAGCCGTACAATGATCGCTTTGAGGAATTTGGATTCGACGGCATGATCAAATGTGTGTTCTCCGGTTATGAGGCTAGAATGTGCTCAGGTGTTAAGGCTGATACCCATGAGATTCGCTTGCATCCCTACTTGTTCCCAGTTGGCTTAGGTGGGCTTCCTACCTTCAAGGAGGGCGGAGATCCTACCCTGGATGCGAAGAAATATTGGATTAATATCCGGCGTGCGCTGCTGCGTGAGTCGATAGACCGGATTGGACTGGGTGGATATTTGCATCTGGTTGAGCCTTACCCGGACTTTGTGGATTATATCGAGAAGATTGCCCATGAATTCAGGGAAATGAAAGAGCTGCACCAAGAAGGAAAACCGTATCAGATCAAAACAAAGGTAGCCGTGCTGCATAGCTGGGGCAAGTTAAGATCGTGGACCTTGTCCGGTCATTTTCATGAAACGCATATGCATGATCTGATCCATGTGAATGAGGCCTTATCCGGGTTGCCGATTGAGGTCCAATTCATTGATTTTGAAGATATTCGTCAAGGCGTATTGAAAGATGTGGATGTCGTCATTAATGCGGGTTCCGCTGGTTCTGCCTGGAGTGGCGGAGCACACTGGAATGACCACCAATGTGTAGACATCCTGACGCAGTGGGTGCACGAAGGCGGTACCTTTATGGGGATCAACCAGCCTTCAGCGGTCCACGGGTACGACACCTTTTTTAGAATGGCGCATGTGCTTGGGGTAGATGAGGATACAGGTGCAAGAGTTGTTCATGGAAAATGGTCGTATGAGGTTAGTGATGAGTATGGTTTGGTGCCTGAGGGGGCCAGCATACTTCCGAAAAATAACATTTATCTTACTGATGGATCAGCAGCTGTAGTGAGTGAAACGGATGGTCAGATCACACTGTCCACACATGCTTTTGGAAAAGGAAAAGGGATCTACCTGCCTTCCTTCGAATTCAGCTGGGAAAATACAAGACTACTTCTGAATTTGATTCGATTTGCAGGCAATGAATTCCATGAAACAAAGTACATCACGGATAACTTGTATACCGAGTGCGCGTACTACCCTGAGAGCAACATATTGGTTGTGATCAATAATAGTGATCAGGTTCAGTCCACGACGATCAATACAGAGCATGGAAAACAGACCGTGGAATTGGAGCCGTATGATACGGTGATCACCAAAATTGGTTTAACAAAATCGGTATCCCCATAG
- a CDS encoding GNAT family N-acetyltransferase, whose translation MYSYKLLDKISMETLHEAFVDAFSDYQVKMDLPFWKFQQMLQRRGYHPEISMGAFKDERMVGFVINGLRSWNGKPTAYDLGTGVVKDCRRQGITSDLLLNIQKLLKEKNVEHYLLEVIQSNESAVQLYSKQNFKIQREFSCFQLQKDQFIPQTTSTVECVERIDLEQFKEFWDVEPSWQNSIDSIYAVPEAFIYVVARQDHSIVGYGIIDQKTGDIPQLAVNQNYRGKGIASSILTEMVQRTESPRISVLNVESHLKPIQDFLLVKSGFAYHVGQYEMLLKL comes from the coding sequence ATGTACAGTTATAAATTGTTGGACAAAATAAGCATGGAGACACTTCACGAGGCTTTTGTGGATGCGTTCTCCGACTACCAGGTTAAAATGGATTTGCCTTTTTGGAAGTTTCAACAAATGCTCCAACGACGGGGTTATCACCCCGAAATATCTATGGGAGCCTTTAAGGATGAGAGAATGGTCGGATTTGTTATCAATGGACTTCGAAGCTGGAATGGAAAGCCAACTGCATACGACCTTGGGACAGGTGTTGTAAAAGATTGCAGACGGCAGGGCATTACAAGCGATCTGCTCTTGAATATTCAAAAGCTGTTAAAAGAAAAAAATGTAGAGCACTATTTGCTGGAAGTCATCCAATCCAACGAATCTGCAGTTCAACTGTACAGTAAACAAAACTTCAAAATTCAAAGGGAATTTTCATGTTTCCAGTTGCAAAAAGATCAATTCATACCGCAAACGACCTCCACGGTGGAATGTGTGGAGAGAATCGATTTGGAGCAGTTTAAGGAATTTTGGGATGTGGAGCCCTCCTGGCAAAATTCAATTGATTCCATCTACGCTGTACCGGAGGCTTTTATCTATGTGGTAGCACGTCAGGATCACAGCATTGTTGGTTATGGCATTATAGATCAAAAAACAGGTGATATTCCACAGCTTGCAGTGAACCAAAATTACCGGGGCAAAGGTATTGCAAGCAGCATCCTGACAGAGATGGTCCAACGCACAGAATCGCCTAGAATCAGTGTCCTCAATGTGGAGTCTCATCTGAAACCGATTCAAGATTTCCTCCTGGTCAAATCAGGTTTTGCATATCATGTGGGCCAGTACGAAATGCTCTTGAAATTATAA
- a CDS encoding cache domain-containing sensor histidine kinase: MSRKTYCKRIQFLDDWSLKTKLYILFIFCVLVPVLVTNTVFYQSIKGNIEEKEHSRFNEMQQRIKFNLRNSIDNSLYVSNFLYTDGTLNRFMEFKYRDQEDYYSAYYDMLSNNNLVRYYYSYQQVNQITFYVGNDTFVNGGNFIKLDDEVKKSDWYQALMNTSDHIMIYSYFDKQQAEMSQSQGGRKVSIIRKLDYFGEQQVEKVLKVDLDYAFINKSLKNEGANGKVYVVSDGRVIFSNDSKMNQTRKPFNLIANSPIDPVQSMQSIPVVSEDWQIVVSTEKLDVLSEIVNSKLNLTLLIILNLLVPTLLIWLISRSLVIRVDRIAKHLDQVKQEKFEVISGPVGKDEIGSLTHSYNMMVIKIKNLIEIVFRGQVERQALELSKKQAELKALQSQVNPHFMFNTLETIRMRSLIKDELETSDVIHKLALLLRQTINWGDDLITIAEEINFVESYLSIQQYRFGEKLQFAIRITDESIAAMMIPKLTVLTFVENACIHGIEGTSNNGVVEVLFEIRSKDLYISIRDTGVGMDQDKLASLRKMMQDPSMDRMSELSSIGMMNAYIRLRMYFDDFVQVHIFSEKGKGTTIGIQIPLMQASQE, from the coding sequence ATGAGCCGCAAGACATACTGTAAGCGTATTCAGTTTCTGGATGATTGGAGTCTCAAAACCAAGTTGTACATATTGTTCATTTTTTGTGTGCTGGTCCCGGTCCTGGTCACAAATACCGTGTTTTACCAAAGTATCAAAGGTAACATTGAAGAGAAGGAGCATAGCCGATTCAATGAAATGCAGCAAAGGATCAAGTTCAACCTGCGGAACAGTATAGACAATAGCTTGTATGTGTCCAATTTTCTCTATACCGATGGAACGCTGAACCGGTTCATGGAGTTCAAGTATCGCGATCAGGAAGACTATTACTCTGCCTACTATGATATGCTTAGCAACAACAATCTGGTCAGGTACTATTACAGCTACCAGCAGGTGAATCAAATTACGTTTTATGTTGGCAATGATACCTTCGTCAATGGAGGAAACTTCATTAAGCTGGATGATGAGGTGAAGAAAAGTGATTGGTATCAAGCACTGATGAACACGAGCGACCATATCATGATCTATTCGTATTTTGACAAACAACAGGCGGAGATGTCGCAAAGTCAGGGAGGACGCAAAGTAAGCATTATTCGTAAGCTGGATTACTTTGGGGAGCAGCAGGTTGAAAAGGTGTTAAAGGTTGATCTGGACTACGCTTTTATCAACAAATCGCTTAAAAATGAGGGAGCAAATGGGAAGGTGTATGTCGTTTCAGATGGCAGGGTCATTTTCTCGAACGATTCAAAAATGAATCAGACGCGCAAGCCATTTAATCTGATTGCAAACAGTCCAATTGACCCTGTTCAATCCATGCAATCGATTCCCGTCGTATCCGAGGATTGGCAGATTGTCGTCAGCACGGAGAAATTGGACGTTCTGTCGGAGATTGTTAATTCAAAGCTTAATTTGACTCTACTAATCATTCTTAATCTGTTGGTGCCGACACTGCTAATCTGGTTGATATCCAGATCACTGGTCATCAGAGTTGATCGGATAGCGAAGCACCTGGATCAAGTGAAGCAGGAGAAATTTGAAGTGATATCGGGACCTGTGGGCAAGGACGAGATCGGCAGCCTGACCCATAGTTATAACATGATGGTCATCAAGATTAAGAACCTGATTGAGATTGTGTTTAGGGGTCAGGTGGAGCGGCAAGCCCTTGAACTTTCCAAAAAGCAGGCGGAGCTGAAAGCCCTTCAGAGTCAGGTGAATCCCCATTTCATGTTCAACACGCTTGAAACGATCCGTATGCGGAGCTTGATCAAGGACGAGCTTGAAACCTCCGATGTCATTCATAAACTGGCACTGCTGTTACGTCAGACGATCAATTGGGGCGACGATCTGATTACAATTGCAGAGGAAATCAATTTTGTGGAGAGTTATCTGAGTATCCAGCAGTATCGCTTTGGCGAAAAGCTGCAATTCGCAATCCGGATCACAGACGAATCCATAGCTGCCATGATGATACCAAAGCTCACCGTCCTCACCTTTGTGGAGAATGCTTGTATCCATGGCATTGAGGGGACGTCGAATAATGGGGTCGTGGAGGTATTATTCGAAATTCGAAGTAAGGATCTGTACATTTCCATTCGAGATACCGGAGTCGGTATGGATCAGGACAAGCTGGCCTCGCTCCGCAAAATGATGCAAGACCCGAGTATGGATCGGATGAGCGAGCTTAGCAGCATTGGTATGATGAATGCATATATTCGGCTGCGGATGTATTTTGATGATTTTGTTCAGGTGCACATATTCAGTGAAAAGGGGAAGGGAACAACGATTGGCATTCAAATTCCTCTTATGCAGGCATCTCAAGAATAA
- a CDS encoding response regulator: MINVLIVDDEPFIRQGLLLLIDWESYGFQICGQASNGMQALECIRAMQPDLVISDIKMPEMDGLQLAQTLYEQYSGDIKLILLSGFYEFGYAKQAIKYQVDDYILKPIVKTELVQVLEEFRVAFNARTEEKRYQQKKDRIIMAQHMQSILLGVAEEDAVTSLQPHYQDAGILRCILIEAEAGPEQGTDWCARVEAWVGKPFPGQILKPFTGDKNAVLLIVTDLMVSREAVTLEQYLTRLHADLSHGQEAAIACYVGKEVHELEALHESYQSCGIMKSLRFFTTCRPIYYFELMDTTLFVNRPGQFEKQLFDGLVKSIEEQQTDELYSHATAIFQFFLDERIEPGIVRIHLHYLAYTLLDLVNNDTVTPDSTLMESTFLKVNYAMLSMEENIEHLCEFSLMCAEKLKEQLKSNAMGVLAKIEAFIHEHYRENISLKLLGEQFYMNSAYLGQIFKKHFSISFSDYLNQLRIEEAARLLRRTDQRVYEIATMVGYRDSDYFISRFEKLMGETPAQYRKSAHAAYSLD, encoded by the coding sequence ATGATCAACGTGCTGATTGTGGACGATGAGCCATTTATTCGCCAAGGACTTCTATTGTTAATTGATTGGGAGTCTTACGGATTTCAGATTTGCGGTCAGGCTTCCAATGGCATGCAGGCATTGGAGTGCATTCGCGCTATGCAGCCCGATCTGGTGATTTCCGACATTAAGATGCCGGAAATGGACGGATTGCAGCTTGCCCAAACCTTGTACGAGCAATATAGCGGTGACATCAAGCTGATTCTTCTAAGTGGATTCTATGAGTTCGGATATGCCAAGCAGGCAATTAAATACCAGGTAGATGACTATATTCTCAAGCCTATTGTGAAGACCGAACTGGTTCAGGTGCTTGAGGAGTTCAGGGTCGCATTTAATGCGCGGACGGAAGAGAAGCGATATCAGCAAAAAAAAGATCGGATTATTATGGCTCAGCATATGCAGTCAATTTTGCTTGGGGTGGCTGAGGAGGATGCTGTTACGAGTCTGCAGCCCCACTATCAAGATGCCGGCATACTGCGTTGCATCCTGATTGAGGCGGAAGCTGGTCCAGAACAGGGAACGGATTGGTGTGCTCGGGTTGAGGCATGGGTGGGCAAGCCCTTTCCGGGACAAATTTTGAAGCCATTCACAGGTGATAAAAATGCGGTTCTGCTCATTGTTACGGACCTGATGGTGAGCCGTGAGGCAGTGACCTTGGAGCAATATTTGACCCGGTTACATGCCGATCTGAGCCATGGTCAAGAGGCGGCTATTGCTTGTTATGTCGGGAAGGAAGTACATGAGTTGGAGGCGCTGCACGAGTCTTATCAATCCTGCGGCATAATGAAAAGCTTACGTTTCTTCACCACTTGCAGGCCCATTTATTACTTCGAACTTATGGATACGACTTTATTTGTTAATCGGCCGGGACAGTTCGAAAAACAATTGTTTGATGGGCTAGTTAAGTCTATTGAGGAACAGCAGACGGATGAGTTATACAGTCATGCAACGGCGATTTTTCAATTTTTTCTGGATGAGCGAATCGAGCCTGGTATTGTCCGCATCCACTTGCATTATTTGGCATACACATTGCTGGATCTCGTGAATAACGATACGGTTACTCCAGATTCCACGCTGATGGAATCGACTTTTCTGAAGGTGAACTACGCGATGTTATCCATGGAGGAAAACATTGAACATTTATGCGAATTTTCGCTCATGTGCGCAGAGAAACTGAAGGAGCAGCTAAAGTCGAATGCAATGGGCGTATTAGCCAAAATTGAGGCTTTCATTCACGAGCATTACAGAGAAAATATCAGCCTGAAATTGCTCGGGGAGCAGTTTTACATGAATAGTGCATATCTGGGTCAGATTTTCAAAAAGCATTTCTCAATCAGCTTCAGTGATTATTTGAATCAATTGCGTATTGAGGAAGCCGCCCGGCTGTTGCGCAGAACAGATCAAAGAGTATACGAAATCGCAACAATGGTGGGATATCGGGATTCCGATTATTTTATTAGCCGGTTCGAGAAACTCATGGGGGAGACTCCTGCACAATATCGTAAAAGTGCCCATGCTGCGTACTCTCTTGATTAA